Proteins from a single region of Scatophagus argus isolate fScaArg1 chromosome 23, fScaArg1.pri, whole genome shotgun sequence:
- the frem1a gene encoding FRAS1-related extracellular matrix protein 1a isoform X1 — translation MGSQGQTLAWTLLPVLLLGMTYSSHSSLVKVNKGLKVKRGQSAYLQEGDLQFQIPCQKDACKVEVVLNEPITQRVGKLMPQVFDCHYLADEVKYVHNGCPLLKEDTVKLQLYRLTETETYVEVFFLHVDIMEPECSIIKLGPKSLEVPEFYGISDAVDGNVVSFHYEKKSSLECIVHLSSYDTHLPAHGQLVTGEPEKATKRGDEPESFIHLRQQLDNKARAMCKSEDCLKGLKLVKITKIPCDDFLLMGLRYQHIDPPSPDVDYIAIRMDLKDTKSGSIYQSEQAWIPVQIYGAMPNQPPKPSFMSMFILEVDQFILTPLSTATLDAEDEETLKQLLVFNITKPPVDGFITHLSDHTRPVSSFTWLDLNDMLIGYQPPNSSHTQRRNYEVEFEVHDFFFEKSQPMTVHMSVRNSDTNSPRVSWNMGLSLLEGQSRPIMWEQLQIVDSDNLNAVRIITVDGLQHGRLTVRGGKSFMFTVNDIKTGVVRYHHDDSDSTKDFIIFRITDGHHQTRHKFPIKILPKDDSPPFLITNMLLEVSEGKMVLLTDSTLQASDMDSSDDYVLFNITRPPQAGEVMKIPGPGLTGYPVRHFLQKDLSQSMVYYRHLGNGVFADSFEVVLSDFHDPPNLSESQVVMVHIEPVPDKPPKEVPGSSRCLVIKETEVVHITRKQLHFVDQESPESELTYTVTTPPFYIGPNRSPDAGTLFLVDSIPKFTKDSNAPVLRLFTQHAVNFMKVAYMPPIMDIGPYPQHIQFVLSVTNHLGKTVTGICFNITVMPVDNQPPQVITNPMTVDEGGECLVSPENLLLSDVDSMEEVLQVQLQKEPQHGALQLGTLLLKQGHVFTVQDLKSLKVRYNHDSSETVEDNIEFTATDGTNSVSFILQIKVNPINDEVPVLIAGLKPVLSCGEGQEIVITAEFIYATDADSDNSSLAFLIARQPYHGVVLRNSVIVDRFIQADITAGIITYKHTGLEIGLTPHHDTITFVISDGETESSALCCAEGHPTKTRGTAQIRDSLPVYDLHITVFPVDSQPPSLTTGDIFIVDEGGTAPITASHLKAADVDTVMNELVVSLISPPQFGYIENVLPSPGFEKSNTGISIASFSYKDIIDGYVNYVQSRHQRMEPTADQFMLCVSDGKRSSAHVPFYIIINPTNDEIPEFVAHNITVREGEMKQLDSSVLHAMDLDVPKNILHFSVVKAPQHGSIINHSNEKLVYKKREASRQLSVVDFTMTDLANGMDLTYMHDDSENMEDSFTIQLTDGRHQLHRQVMVKVLPVNDEQPHVIRNNGLQVEPGEARLISSVSLFAQDSDTPSSEVMYIFKSVPTQGLLQIKEGQDWVTLTAGKNCTQDKVDMNLLRYLHTTLHGTKTQDFFVFYLLDGENQSPPQHFHISVRDLEKGNIALFVKPVNVSRGDRVVLTTDVLLATDGTDKPEELLYVITDLPRHGHIEYIKHPGVAITTFSQMDIAANLVAYMHDNRASTPTETFQFVVSNGKISRNGSLEIAVEMVDRILPSLSSNKDLSVPQGSSIILGPDCLAVSDPDTPPSALTFVLLQPPQYGRLLLGGATLTAGSSFTQRNIEELAVTYKHDGGPSQIDRFAFTACDSTNRGFLVDGRLHIAPVFFTIQIKLLDKSPPEVVKLLPLWRAETLGDGRHGIFLSSHELKAQDSDSTEEELIFCIVRQPHFGYLENITTGGFVPQRFSQKELNKRTIVYIINTERESLSDSLEFRVSDPLGNTGPSHILEFSWSAVELSQHEYFVCEEQGTVSLDIIRKGNLAESSYVTVKVQEVTATAGKDFLISSSSLIQFDPGVSERSWQTEITQDHLEEPEEIFEVLLISPEGTVIGSIYKAQVTIRKSDSKMGGECQLNHDGDSPVLGGKEIRLDAYPQHGSIQLEKLPLGTDSVIWTRGDSISRPGTDVPKKKLKVIGNPKSIAPSSVFHNGTDIIYTYHGILQMQVEDDTSPLRKGRKANIRVVSRRAQQQASAVQTTSKSDPRRKNSKAQTTGLAKGHATADNFISKPCVPELMGLLHFNQTTNQLFHCNGVSWKPWAPTDQMVSAQMCPQGWTFHGGHCYTLSTEHKVTWNIANRACRERYKGTLASILSKVDMDWLWDFSGRKPFWIGLNDREGRGRWEWVGGEPVSYTNWKKTPPQSKIKGSKKCVLVWRRAKWEIRDCKISRGHRFVCSVKT, via the exons ATGGGTTCACAGGGTCAAACACTGGCCTGGACCTTGCTTCCAGTGCTTCTGCTGGGAATGACCTACTCATCACACAGTTCCCTTGTGAAAGTCAATAAAGGTTTAAAGGTGAAACGAGGGCAGTCAGCCTACCTCCAGGAGGGTGACCTGCAGTTCCAAATTCCCTGTCAGAAGGATGCCTgcaaggtggaggtggtgttaAATGAGCCTATAACTCAACGAGTGGGAAAACTGATGCCTCAG GTATTTGATTGCCACTATCTAGCTGATGAGGTAAAGTACGTTCATAACGGATGTCCATTGTTGAAGGAGGACACTGTCAAACTTCAGCTGTACAG attgaCCGAGACAGAGACATACGTGGAGGTATTTTTTCTCCATGTGGACATTATGGAACCTGAATGCAGTATCATAAAGCTGGGGCCCAAATCCCTGGAGGTTCCTGAATTCTATGGCATCTCTGATGCTGTGGATGGCAATGTGGTGTCCTTCCATTATGAGAAGAAGTCTAGCCTGGAGTGTATTGTCCATTTAAGCAGCTATGACACCCACCTGCCAGCCCATGGCCAACTGGTTACCGGCGAACCAGAGAAAGCTacaaagagaggagatgagCCAGAAAGCTTCATCCACTTACGTCAGCAGCTAG ATAATAAAGCCAGAGCGATGTGTAAATCTGAAGACTGCCTGAAGGGTTTGAAGCTAGTGAAGATCACCAAAATTCCCTGTGATGACTTCTTGTTGATGGGGCTAAGGTATCAGCACATAGATCCTCCATCTCCAGATGTAGACTACATTGCAATCCGAATGGACCTCAAGGACACCAAGAGCGGCAGCATATATCAG TCTGAACAGGCCTGGATACCAGTGCAGATATACGGTGCAATGCCCAATCAGCCTCCCAAACCGTCCTTCATGTCTATGTTTATCCTGGAAGTGGACCAGTTCATCCTCACTCCGCTATCCACTGCTACACTAGACGCTGAAGATGAGGAAACTCTCAAACAGCTTTTGGTTTTCAACATCACCAAACCCCCTGTGGACGGCTTCATCACACATTTATCTGATCACACACGCCCAGTCTCCTCCTTCACATGGCTTGATCTAAATGACATGCTCATTGGATATCAACCACCAAACTCCTCACATACCCAACGTCGGAATTATGAG GTGGAATTTGAagttcatgattttttttttgagaagaGCCAACCAATGACTGTTCATATGTCTGTAAGGAATTCAGACACAAATTCACCCAGAGTGTCTTGGAATATGG GCCTCAGTCTGTTAGAAGGTCAGTCCCGACCAATAATGTGGGAGCAGCTCCAGATTGTGGATAGTGATAACTTGAATGCTGTTCGAATCATCACTGTGGACGGCCTGCAGCATGGACGACTTACTGTCAGAG GTGGAAAGAGCTTCATGTTCACTGTCAATGACATCAAAACGGGTGTAGTTCGCTATCACCATGATGACAGCGACTCCACCAAAGACTTCATAATCTTCCGCATCACTGATGGCCACCATCAGACCCGACATAAGTTCCCCATCAAGATCCTGCCAAAGGACGACAGCCCTCCATTTCTCATCACTAACATGCTGCTGGAGGTGTCTGAGGGCAAGATGGTTTTGCTAACAGACTCAACCCTCCAGGCTTCAGATATGGACTCCAGCGACGACTATGTCCTCTTTAACATCACGCGCCCCCCACAGGCGGGAGAGGTCATGAAAATCCCAGGACCTGGACTCACGG GTTATCCTGTCAGACACTTTCTGCAGAAAGACCTATCTCAGTCCATGGTTTACTATCGACACCTAGGAAATGGGGTCTTTGCTGACTCCTTCGAGGTGGTGCTGTCCGATTTCCATGACCCTCCCAACCTGTCAGAGTCTCAA GTGGTAATGGTGCACATAGAGCCTGTTCCAGACAAACCACCAAAAGAGGTTCCTGGTTCCAGTCGGTGTCTTGTCATTAAAGAAACAGAAGTGGTTCATATAACAAGGAAACAGCTTCACTTTGTAGACCAGGAGTCCCCAGAAAGTGAGCTTACATATACAGTCACCACTCCGCCTTTCTACATCGGTCCTAACAG GAGTCCAGATGCAGGGACATTGTTCTTAGTTGACAGCATACCCAAATTCACTAAAGACTCCAATGCACCAGTGCTGAGACTCTTTACACAG CATGCAGTGAACTTCATGAAAGTAGCCTACATGCCTCCAATCATGGACATTGGCCCGTACCCCCAGCATATCCAGTTTGTTCTGTCTGTAACCAACCACCTGGGCAAAACAGTCACTGGGATCTGCTTTAACATCACTGTGATGCCAGTAGACAACCAGCCACCACAG GTGATCACCAATCCTATGACTGTTGATGAAGGAGGGGAGTGCTTGGTCAGCCCTGAGAACTTGCTGCTGTCAGATGTGGACTCCATGGAAGAAGTCCTGCAGGTGCAGCTTCAGAAGGAACCACAGCATGGAGCTCTGCAGCTAGGCACCCTCCTGCTAAAACAAGgccatgttttcactgtgcaaGACCTGAAAAGCCTTAAAGTTAG ATACAATCATGACAGCTCAGAAACTGTAGAGGACAACATTGAATTCACTGCAACAGATGGCACAAATTCAGTCAGTTTTATCCTGCAAATAAAG GTGAATCCTATCAATGATGAGGTCCCAGTGTTGATCGCTGGTTTAAAACCGGTTCTCAGCTGTGGGGAGGGACAGGAAATAGTCATCACTGCAGAGTTTATTTACGCTACTGATGCAGACAGTGACAACAGCAGCCTGGCCTTCCTCATCGCCCGGCAGCCGTATCATGGTGTGGTGCTCCGAAACAGTGTCATTGTCGATCGCTTCATCCAAGCAGACATCACTGCAGGGATCATtacctacaaacacacag GGCTGGAGATTGGACTAACTCCTCACCATGACACCATCAcctttgtcatttctgatggagaaactgaaagctcagctctgtgctgtgctgaaggACATCCCACCAAAACCAGAGGCACAGCTCAGATACGGGACAGTCTGCCTGTCTATGACCTCCACATCACAGTGTTTCCAGTTGACAGCCAACCACCTTCACTTACAACAG GAGACATCTTTATAGTGGATGAGGGTGGGACTGCTCCGATAACTGCATCTCATCTGAAGGCCGCTGATGTGGACACTGTCATGAATGAGCTGGTGGTCAGTCTGATTTCTCCTCCCCAGTTTGGCTACATTGAAAATGTCCTGCCCAGCCCTGGCTTTGAGAAAAGCAACACAGGCATAAGCATAG CCTCCTTTTCATACAAAGACATCATTGACGGCTATGTAAACTATGTACAGTCCAGACACCAGAGGATGGAGCCCACAGCCGATCAATTCATGCTCTGTGTATCAGATGGCAAACGCAGCTCTGCCCATGTCCCCTTCTACATCATTATTAATCCCACAAATGATGAGATTCCAGAGTTTGTGGCTCATAACATCACA GTGCGAGAAGGAGAGATGAAGCAGCTGGATTCATCAGTTTTGCATGCGATGGACCTGGATGTACCCAAGAACATCCTGCACTTTAGTGTAGTTAAAGCCCCACAGCATGGCAGCATCATCAACCACAGCAATGAAAAGCTAGTCTACAAGAAACGGGAGGCCAGCCGTCAACTGTCAGTGGTCGACTTTACAATGACAGATCTCGCAAATG GTATGGATTTGACATATATGCATGATGACTCAGAAAATATGGAGGACAGTTTTACCATCCAGTTGACTGATGGTAGGCACCAACTCCACAGACAAGTGATGGTTAAAGTACTGCCAGTTAACGACGAGCAGCCTCATGTCATAAG GAACAATGGACTCCAGGTGGAGCCAGGAGAGGCTAGGCTTATATCCAGTGTATCACTCTTTGCACAGGACAGTGACACTCCTTCTTCAGAAGTCATGTACATATTCAAGAGTGTTCCTACCCAAGGACTACTTCAGATTAAG GAAGGTCAGGACTGGGTGACACTGACAGCCGGGAAGAACTGCACTCAGGATAAGGTGGACATGAACCTTCTGCGCTACTTGCATACAACTCTGCatggcacaaaaacacaggatTTCTTTGTCTTCTACTTGCTGGATGGAGAGAATCAATCACCACCACAGCACTTCCACATATCTGTCAGAGATCTTGAAAAAG GAAATATTGCTCTCTTTGTGAAGCCAGTCAACGTCAGCCGTGGGGATCGTGTGGTTCTCACCACAGATGTGCTGTTAGCCACGGATGGCACAGACAAGCCTGAGGAGCTTCTGTATGTCATCACCGACCTTCCTCGTCACGGACACATAGAGTACATTAAACATCCCGGAGTGGCCATCACCACTTTCAGCCAGATGGACATAGCAGCCAACCTTGTGGCTTACATGCATGACAACCGTGCCAGCACACCCACAGAAACCTTTCA GTTTGTTGTGAGCAATGGGAAGATCAGCCGAAATGGAAGTCTTGAGATTGCAGTGGAAATGGTGGATCGCATCCTGCCATCTCTGTCCTCCAACAAGGACCTCTCAGTCCCGCAGGGTTCCTCCATAATTCTGGGTCCTGACTGCCTGGCTGTGTCTGACCCTGACACTCCACCCAGTGCCCTGACCTTTGTTCTCCTTCAACCTCCACAGTATGGCAGGCTGCTTTTAGGTGGTGCCACCCTAACTGCTGGGTCAAGCTTCACCCAGAGAAACATAGAGGAGTTGGCAGTAACATATAAACATGATGGGGGGCCATCTCAGATCGACCGATTTGCCTTCACTGCCTGTGACAGCACCAATCGAGGCTTCCTAGTGGATGGGCGATTACATATAGCACCTGTGTTCTTCACAATTCAG ATCAAGCTTTTGGATAAGTCACCTCCTGAGGTTGTCAAGCTGCTCCCTCTTTGGAGAGCAGAGACCTTAGGTGATGGACGACATGGGATCTTTCTGTCATCTCATGAGCTGAAGGCCCAGGACAGTGATAGCACAGAAGAAGAGCTGATATTCTGCATCGTTCGCCAGCCTCACTTTGGTTACCTTGAAAACATTACCACag GAGGTTTTGTACCACAGCGTTTCTCTCAGAAGGAGCTGAACAAGAGAACTATTGTGTACATCATCAACACAGAAAGAGAGTCTCTCTCAGACAGCCTAGAGTTCAGGGTGTCTGATCCTTTGGGGAACACTGGGCCCTCTCACAT ACTTGAATTCAGCTGGTCCGCGGTGGAGCTGTCTCAGCAtgagtattttgtgtgtgaggagcAGGGAACTGTCTCGCTGGACATTATCCGAAAAGGAAATTTGGCAGAGTCCTCATATGTCACTGTTAAG GTACAGGAGGTGACTGCAACAGCTGGAAAAGATTTCCTCATAAGCAGTTCTTCCCTGATTCAATTTGATCCAG GagtgtcagagagaagctggcAAACGGAGATCACTCAGGATCACCTTGAGGAGCCTGAGGAGATATTTGAAGTGCTGCTGATTTCCCCAGAAGGCACAGTGATTGGCAGCATCTACAAGGCTCAAGTCACCATCAGAAAGTCAGATAGTAAGATGGGAG GAGAGTGCCAGCTGAACCATGATGGGGATTCTCCTGTTCTTGGAGGAAAAGAGATCCGGTTAGATGCATACCCCCAGCATGGATCCATTCAACTAGAAAAACTGCCCCTTGGAACAGATTCAGTAATCTGGACTCGTGGAGACAGCATCTCCAGGCCTGGAACAGACGTCccaaaaaagaaactcaaagtTATAGGCAATCCAAAGTCT ATTGCACCTTCATCAGTTTTTCACAACGGAACAGACATTATTTACACg TATCATGGGATCCTGCAAATGCAAGTAGAAGACGACACTTCCCCATTGAGGAAGGGCAGAAAGGCAAACATCCGGGTGGTTAGCAggagagcacagcagcaggcttCAGCAGTGCAAACTACGTCAAAGTCGGATCCTCGCAGAAAGAactcaaaagcacaaacaactgGACTGGCTAAAGGACAT GCTACAGCTGATAACTTCATATCCAAGCCCTGTGTACCAGAACTGATGGGGCTCCTGCATTTCAACCAGACCACCAATCAGCTTTTTCACTGCAATGGTGTTTCCTGGAAACCCTGGGCACCAACTGATCAG ATGGTGAGTGCTCAGATGTGTCCTCAGGGCTGGACCTTTCATGGAGGCCACTGTTACACCCTCAGCACTGAGCACAAGGTCACATGGAACATAGCTAACAGGGCCTGCAGGGAGAG ATATAAAGGCACTTTAGCAAGTATTCTCTCTAAAGTTGACATGGACTGGCTGTGGGACTTCAGTGGAAGAAAACCATTTTGGATAG GCCTGAATGACAGGGAGGGTCGAGGACGCTGGGAGTGGGTTGGTGGGGAGCCGGTCAGCTACACTAACTGGAAAAAGACACCCCCTCAGTCCAAAATCAAGGGAAGCAAAAAGTGCGTCCTGGTGTGGAGAAGGGCAAAGTGGGAAATCAGGGACTGTAAAATAAGTAGAGGTCATCGCTTTGTGTGTTCAGTAAAAACCTGA